One Glycine max cultivar Williams 82 chromosome 3, Glycine_max_v4.0, whole genome shotgun sequence DNA window includes the following coding sequences:
- the LOC100791074 gene encoding tyrosine decarboxylase 2, with protein MEEESALRPMDAEQLREQAHKMVDFIADYYKTIEDFPVLSQVQPGYLGKLLPDSAPDSPESLQNVLDDVQEKILPGVTHWQSPNYFAYFPSNSSIAGFLGEMLSAGLNIVGFSWITSPAATELETIVLDWLAKAFQLPDYFYSSGKGGGVIQGTASEAVLVVLLAARDKILRRVGRNALPKLVMYASDQTHSALLKACQIAGINPELCRLLKTDSSTNYALSPDVLSEAISNDIAGGLVPFFLCATVGTTSSTAVDPLPALGKIAKTNKLWFHVDAAYAGSACVCPEYRHCIDGVEEADSFNMNAHKWFLTNFDCSLLWVKDRSSLIQSLSTNPEFLKNKASQGNMVIDYKDWQIPLGRRFRSLKLWMVLRLYGLDGLRSHIRNHIELAANFEELVRQDTRFKVVAPRTFSLVCFRLLPHPNSADHGNKLNSDLLDSVNSTGNAFITHTVLSGEYILRFAVGAPLTERRHVNMAWQILQDKATALLESL; from the exons atggaagaagaaagTGCGTTGAGGCCGATGGACGCTGAGCAACTGAGAGAGCAGGCTCATAAGATGGTCGACTTCATTGCCGATTACTACAAAACCATCGAAGACTTCCCCGTTCTAAGCCAAGTTCAG CCAGGTTATCTTGGGAAGCTTTTACCAGATTCTGCACCTGATTCTCCTGAGTCATTGCAAAATGTTTTGGATG ATGTGCAGGAAAAAATACTGCCAGGGGTGACGCACTGGCAAAGCCCAAATTATTTTGCGTATTTTCCTTCCAACAGTAGCATTGCTGGGTTTCTAGGAGAGATGCTCAGTGCGGGTCTTAACATCGTGGGTTTCAGCTGGATAACTTCTCCTGCTGCAACTGAACTTGAGACGATTGTTCTGGATTGGCTTGCAAAGGCTTTCCAGCTGCCTGATTATTTCTATTCTAGTG GGAAAGGTGGTGGAGTTATACAGGGAACTGCAAGTGAAGCTGTACTAGTTGTCTTATTAGCTGCCCGTGACAAGATCTTAAGGAGGGTTGGAAGGAATGCCCTTCCTAAGCTTGTGATGTATGCATCTGATCAAACACACTCTGCTTTACTAAAAGCTTGCCAG ATAGCAGGAATTAATCCAGAGCTATGCAGGTTGCTTAAAACTGATTCTTCCACAAATTATGCACTTTCTCCTGATGTGCTTTCTGAAGCAATTTCAAATGACATTGCTGGCGGTCTTGTACCCTTTTTCTTATGTGCTACT GTTGGTACCACTTCATCAACAGCTGTTGATCCTCTGCCTGCATTGGGAAAAATTGCCAag ACCAACAAACTTTGGTTTCATGTGGATGCTGCTTATGCTGGAAGTGCTTGTGTATGTCCAGAGTACCGCCACTGCATTGATGGTGTTGAAGAAGCCGACTCATTTAACATGAATGCACATAAATGGTTCCTGACTAACTTTGACTGTTCATTACTTTGGGTTAAG GACAGAAGTTCTCTGATTCAATCATTGTCTACAAATCCTGAATTTCTGAAAAACAAG GCCTCTCAAGGAAACATGGTCATAGATTACAAAGATTGGCAAATTCCTCTTGGACGTCGCTTTAG ATCATTAAAACTGTGGATGGTGTTGCGACTCTATGGATTGGATGGTCTGCGAAGTCACATAAGAAACCACATTGAGTTGGCTGCTAACTTTGAGGAGCTTGTACGTCAGGACACAAGATTCAAG GTTGTTGCACCTCGCACGTTCTCTTTAGTTTGTTTTCGGCTGCTGCCCCATCCCAATTCTGCAGATCATGGGAATAAGCTAAATAGTGATCTACTCGACTCAGTAAATTCAACTGGAAATGCTTTCATAACACACACG GTTCTATCAGGGGAGTACATTCTACGTTTTGCAGTAGGAGCACCATTGACAGAAAGGAGGCATGTCAATATGGCATGGCAAATTTTGCAAGATAAAGCCACTGCTCTACTTGAGAGTTTATAG